The following are from one region of the Hyla sarda isolate aHylSar1 chromosome 6, aHylSar1.hap1, whole genome shotgun sequence genome:
- the BARHL2 gene encoding barH-like 2 homeobox protein: MEGSSFGIDTILSNAGSGSPGMLNGGDFGRDGGSSRDFRNQGPLSPGSEIDTVGSSPSSPISVTMEPADQHRLVDSAHLHHLHLGHQQAAPQQQSPSQQGTAPRTSTSSFLIKDILGDSKPLAACAPYSTSVPSPHHTPKHEGNGASESFRPKLEQEMQDGKGKGEKMRDDLHSDIMKGHGPKEEGDREISSSRESPPVRSKKPRKARTAFSDHQLNQLERSFERQKYLSVQDRMDLAAALNLTDTQVKTWYQNRRTKWKRQTAVGLELLAEAGNYSALQRMFPSPYFYHPSLLSSMDSTTAAAAAAAMYSSMYRTPPAPHPQLQRPLVPRVLIHGLGPGGQPALNPLGNPIPGTPHTR, from the exons ATGGAAGGATCCAGTTTTGGGATAGACACGATATTGTCCAATGCTGGTTCTGGCAGCCCTGGCATGTTGAATGGAGGAGACTTTGGCCGGGATGGTGGTAGCAGCAGAGATTTTAGGAACCAGGGACCCCTCTCTCCTGGTTCGGAGATAGACACTGTGGGAAGTTCGCCTTCATCTCCTATCTCAGTGACCATGGAGCCGGCAGATCAGCACCGGCTGGTGGACAGCGCACACCTCCACCACCTTCACCTCGGCCACCAGCAGGCTGCCCCTCAGCAGCAGTCTCCGTCTCAGCAGGGCACTGCCCCCAGGACTTCCACCTCTTCCTTCCTAATAAAAGACATTTTGGGAGATAGCAAACCTCTGGCTGCTTGTGCCCCGTACAGCACCAGCGTGCCCTCTCCTCACCACACGCCCAAGCACGAGGGCAATGGGGCATCAGAAAGTTTTCGACCCAAACTAGAACAGGAGATGCAGGATGGCAAAGGCAAAGGAGAGAAGATGAGAGACGACCTGCATTCAGATATCATGAAAGGGCACG GTCCAAAGGAGGAAGGAGACCGGGAGATCTCCAGCAGCCGGGAGAGTCCCCCTGTAAGGTCCAAGAAGCCCAGGAAGGCGAGGACAGCTTTCTCCGACCACCAGCTCAACCAGCTAGAGAGAAGCTTCGAGAGACAGAAGTATCTGAGTGTACAGGACCGAATGGACCTGGCTGCGGCCCTGAACCTCACAGACACCCAAGTCAAGACCTGGTACCAGAACAGGAG GACAAAGTGGAAGCGTCAGACCGCAGTGGGGCTGGAGCTGTTGGCTGAGGCCGGGAATTATTCGGCCCTGCAGAGGATGTTCCCCTCCCCATATTTCTATCACCCCAGTCTGCTGAGCAGTATGGACAGCACAACCGCAGCGGCCGCCGCAGCCGCAATGTACAGCAGTATGTACAGGACTCCACCCGCACCCCACCCTCAGCTGCAGAGACCCCTGGTCCCCAGGGTGCTCATCCATGGTCTGGGTCCTGGGGGACAACCAGCGCTTAACCCTTTGGGTAACCCCATCCCTGGCACCCCACACACGCGGTGA